The region TCTGGCATGGTTCACGGGAACGGCAGGAGATCGTTTTTACCGAGGCCATGCGTCGCCAGGTGGAGGAGGTGTCCGCCACCGTTTCAGATATGCTGGAGAAACGCATGGTGCCGCCGCCGGCGAATGACAAGCGTTGTGAAGGGTGCTCTCTCAAAGAATCCTGCCTCCCCTCAGTGGTGGCGGATAAAGACCGGGGCCGCCGGGCGGCGCGGGAATTATTCGAGGCCAAACCATGAAACAGCTTCTCAACACGCTGTACGTCATGACCCAGGGAGCCTATCTGTCCCTTGATCACGAAACCGTGAGGGTGGAGGTGAATGGAGACTTGAAGCTCCAGGTGCCGCTCCATCATCTCGGTTCCATCGTCACCATGGGCAACGTCATGATCAGCCCGTTTTTTCTGGGTAAATGCGCTGATGACGGCCGTGCCGTGGTGATCCTGGACCGCAACGGCCGTTACAAATGCCGTATGGTAGGCAAGACAAACGGTAATGTCCTCTTGCGCCAGGCCCAGTATCAGGCAGGGCAGGATGACGACCACACAACGGCTATCGCCGCTGCCATGACTGCCGGAAAGGTGAAGAACGCCCGCAACGTGTTGCTGCGGAGCGCGCGGGAATCCGGCGACCCGGAAGAGGAAAGGCATCTGAGAAAATCGGCGGATATCCAGGCCGAAGCACTATTCCATCTCAAATCGGCCCGTGATACCGACCACGTGCGCGGTTTGGAGGGAGAGGCCGCTGCCGCGTATTTTGATGTTTTCACCCTTATGATGAAACCGGCGGAACGCGACAGCCTCCCCATGAACGGCCGTAACCGCAGGCCACCGCTGGACCCGGTGAATGCGCTAATTTCATTTCTTTATACGCTGCTTTTAAATGACTGCATCAGCGCTGTAGAAGGGGTCGGGCTCGATCCCCAGATGGGATTTCTGCATGTCCCCCGACCGGGGCGACCTTCGCTGGGGCTTGATCTTATGGAAGAATTCCGGGCTTTTATGGCAGACAGACTGGCTGTCACGCTGATTAACCGCAAGCAGATTACGTTGGAACATTTTGAGCCGCGGCCCGGTGGGGCCGTTTACCTGAACGAGAAGGGCCGCAAGGAGGTGGTAGCGGCCTGGCAGAAACGCAAACAGGAGGAAACAGAGCATCCGCTGTTGGCCGAAAAAACTCTCATCGGCTTGGTGCCACATCTTCAGGCTCGTTTGCTGGCCCGGCATCTGCGTGGCGATTTGGAGTCATATGTTCCGTACATCCATCCATAAGTGTCCATCTGTGCCTGAGCGTTTTTAACGGAGATGCATAATGTGGATTGTTGTCTGTTATGACGTCAATACCGAGACCAGAGAAGGAAGGCGGCGATTGCGGCGAGTGGCACAAGTTTGCAAGAACTTTGGTCAGCGGGTGCAGAAGTCGGTGTTTGAGTGCCAGGTGGATGAGATGAAATTTGAGCAACTTCGACGGTTATTATTGAAAGAGGTCAAATTGGAGTTGGACAACCTCCGTCTGTATCGTTTGACCGAACCGAGAGAGAAACGCGTTGAGGAATATGGTGCAACCAGAACGGTATTCTTTGATGAAGAAACGCTGGT is a window of Geobacter sp. FeAm09 DNA encoding:
- the cas1c gene encoding type I-C CRISPR-associated endonuclease Cas1c, giving the protein MKQLLNTLYVMTQGAYLSLDHETVRVEVNGDLKLQVPLHHLGSIVTMGNVMISPFFLGKCADDGRAVVILDRNGRYKCRMVGKTNGNVLLRQAQYQAGQDDDHTTAIAAAMTAGKVKNARNVLLRSARESGDPEEERHLRKSADIQAEALFHLKSARDTDHVRGLEGEAAAAYFDVFTLMMKPAERDSLPMNGRNRRPPLDPVNALISFLYTLLLNDCISAVEGVGLDPQMGFLHVPRPGRPSLGLDLMEEFRAFMADRLAVTLINRKQITLEHFEPRPGGAVYLNEKGRKEVVAAWQKRKQEETEHPLLAEKTLIGLVPHLQARLLARHLRGDLESYVPYIHP
- the cas2 gene encoding CRISPR-associated endonuclease Cas2, which gives rise to MWIVVCYDVNTETREGRRRLRRVAQVCKNFGQRVQKSVFECQVDEMKFEQLRRLLLKEVKLELDNLRLYRLTEPREKRVEEYGATRTVFFDEETLVV